TGGTAGCTTGGTTGGTTCGTCTCTCAACCTAAGTCTCTCTCTCATCCCTAGCAGCCATCGCCGCGCAGCTATGTTTCCTGGTGGTGTTATCCCTATGAACCCTAGCTCCTAGCACCCACCATGGGTGTACCAACATTTTACTACGTACACCACATAAGACTGGCGCAAGGTTAACTTATTGTTTATGTACTATTTCCTATGAGCCATATCTCCTTACTAGAACTGTTGTTTGACTCAGCTTATTATACTAATGTAAAGGACAGAAATGTATGCTCGGTTCAGCAATCTAATAGAATTCTAGCCCAGTCAGACCATCTCCTGAGCTTACCTAACATCCCAATTTCTAGTGTTGGTTACATTGGCTAATTGAAAAACTTAGTCTGGATTCCAAGAACTTGTACATTTTTTATGGATTGTTTTTCATGTTCATTTTGATTTTTCAGGTTCTATTTCAATTTCTTTGCATGTATTCCCCTTAATACCTCATCAGCCCACCCAGCTGGCCCTTTTCACCCTGCCACACTGCTCAGCCCAGCTTGCCAGTCCGCACGTTGTCGCAGCTGCTGCGGACGGCCAGGGATCAAAATGACCGGCTATGTGACCAAAGTGGCAAAACTATTCAGGATATCCTTGTATCTTGTGTTTTGTTTTGCCAAGTTTGGATTATACTCCTCTCGAAGTTGGGGTTGGCTGGTGCTGTACCTTGACTTTCGGCAGCTCGATTTTCAGGATGGCAGTGCACAGTTATCAAGGGAATTCCAAAGGAGTTGTGCAAAGGACTGAACTCTTTGATTATCCTAGCAGCTTGGAAGATTTGGAAGCACTGCAATGATTATGTTTTCAATGGTGCTACTCCAAGTGTTTCAGTGGTTTCAAAGACAGTGCAAAGTGAGAAGTTTATGGTGCTAAACAGAGCTCGTGCCCAGCTTCATAGTAGGTCGCTTACCCAGGGTGGCTAgtccttcctctttttttttttttttatgtttgttgCCGTGCATCACCTTCAGGTGATAAATATGTGGATGTGTTCTTAGGGGTGGATCAGTTTTGATCCCTCCTTATTGTCTTTggtctttctttcttcttaatGAAATTAAGCACAGTCCTCCTGCGTttttgagaagaaaaaataagtTGTCTGTTGATCTCTCCTCCATTCCGTGCCCCTCATCACCCACATCAAACGGCATTTTTGGTCCCTGACATCAAAATAGCTCTGGTAGCTGATGCTCTCTTGCACACTCTCTGGGCCATCCCAAAAATAGATTTCATTACACCATGGGATCTAATACCTAGCTACTTTGCATGCCAACTGGTAAAAGAACACGCAGCTCACAGGCCACACATAGCATACTGATTTTTCAAGTCACTGGCCTCATGTGATGTGGCATAGAAAAATTCCACGACCCACTTAAGTTAGGTACATTTTGGCAAAACGGTAACCTATTTaacacatctaatatctagacAAGTTTGGCCTCCTacagtgcaatttactctattaCATGGCATAAACATGAGGTCTTATTCTGTCATTCCTCATATATATGTCTCGGTACTCTGTTGAATCATGACAGACCATTTTAAACTTCAGGTTGGCAAAGTCATGTATAGTGTTCTTTTTAAAGACGATCCTATATTGGTACCAAACTGAATCCTTGACTGGCTAAGCAATGGCTTTGGAGAAGCGCAAGCATAGAATGGCACACCACAGGCATCATGCTAGTAGTATTGGAATTAACTCCTTACTTGCGATGATAGTTCACTATTCCATTTGATGTGCGTATATTTTATGTCAATCAATATGGGTATGCCCACCAATTCTGACTAAAGGAGTACTGGCCATCGAAACACAGAAGAATTCTGGACAATAATCGAGCTCCCAATATTGTTGCAGCTCTAAAATACAGGATATTTGAAATAGGAAGAGAACTATCATTGCTTACAGAGAGTACTTACCTTTGACATAATCTTATCAGGCCCTTTCAAGACTAGCTTCCCCTTTTGTTTGCAGGACAAGTCTTTAGCAATATCAATCAGATCATCGCTCACTACCACACTTTGAACAAGTATCCTGTCCATCAACTGCATGTTTGGTGATACCCCTTGTTGTGCTTGCATTCTTACACTAATATTGCACGTGAACTGTGGAGATATAAGACCACTGCATGGCTCAATGCGGTATATATTCAATTTTTGTGCGTTGATCTTATAAGCAACGTAGTGGTGTGTCTTGTTTTTTAGCAGCATTGAGCATGAAAACTCCTCTTGTGCCTTCATGGGGAACCAAAGCTCAAGGGGGTTGACACTCAGTATCTCCTTCATGTTGGAGTCAACCTGTGAGCAGATTAGGATTCTGGATTTTAGTCGAAAGCAGGATAGTAGGAGATATGTGTGCACATACAAAATTACTACAAAGAGTATAGCATATAACATTAATTACGAAACATTTACTACCACCATCCACAATTTGTGGATGCAGGTAGTAAAACTTAGTTATTACAACTAGAAAGAGGAAATTCTGTTGTACCTACAAAGCAGTGCTAATTTGAGGATTTGATTCAAAAGATTTCATGTCATGCAAGAAAATCGTTAAGAAAAAGAATAAATACAACTATTACTTAGGCTTGCATGGTTGATCAAAGAATCAGCAAATGCAACCTAACAAAAGaatctaaaaataaaagaagtgaGTACCCTGTTGTTTGCACAACTGTACCTGGTGCGCTGGTAATCCTATCACATTGCTTTCTTTATCAACCACTGAACTGGTAAAGCGACCATTTGAAACATTCGGAAGAAGCATGGATGCCATTGCTTCAGCCTTCTTACATTCCCATGGAAGCATATTGACAATTTTTCTTGCAGGAGGTCGTCTTTTAGGATCTATCTCCACACAATTCAGCCCAATTTTAAAACATGAATGAACTTGTTGGAGGCTATGTGTATCCAGCAATGGATACCTTGATGTTATTTTCGACATCCTTGACCATTTGTTACGTACCTATATGTGATCACAATTGTTCACAATTATTATGTATCAAAATAACCATACAGCACATAATTGTCTAAGTCTAAACAACCTAAAACTGTGTCAAAATTGTTAAGGAAAAAACACATACGCTATGAATAAACCGCTGACCAGAAAGATCGACACTGCTTTGGTGGTTTTTTTCTCCTGTCACAATTTCTAGGATTAGAATACCCAGACTATATATGTCTGACTTAGTTGAGATTTCTCCTTTATGACAATACTCTGGTGCCATATACCCTCTGCATGACAATAAGAATAGTTCACTTTTAAGCATTCCAAGAAAAGAGCAAGTTCtacttaaattataaaaggaaagaaaaagcaATAAGCATCTAAACACCGAAAAGGATATTCAATAGCTTACATTGATCCTGTAACCATTGTAGTGCATGTTCGTGTTTGTTCTTCACCAAAAAGCCTTGAGAGACCAAAATCAGCAATTTTCGGCAGCAAGTTATCATCCAGTAGTATATTGCTTGGCTTCAGATCCAAATGAATAATAGGCTTATTTTCCAATTCCTCATGTAAGTAACATAAACCCTGGCATATTCCTTTTATAATTGCATAACGGTCATGCCATTCAAGCACATGAGATTGATCTGCAGAGGAAAGGGAAGAAAGAGTGAAAGCTCCGATATTTTATGAACAGAGTGGTTAACAGAAACAAAGGCCAAACAATGTGACATTAGCAATACAAGAAAAGAAGGGGTGAATAGAGAAGGTGTACCATAAACTAACTTGTCAAGGCTTCCATTTGCCATATACTCGTAGCAGAGCAACCTTTCTTGCACTTCagcacaaatattttttttctggtacTCATCATATATCACTTTCTCTTGTCTTTCATCACAGTAGCCAATTAATTGTACTATGTTCTGGTGCTTAAGTCCCATGAGATGATGAACCTCATTATTAAATTGTCTGTCCTGTATTCCTGGCATGACCTGAAGCCTCTTGACCGCTATGGGTTTCCCATTTGCAAGAATTCCCTGTTAAACTTCTTTTCTTAATGTAGATTTGGATTTTCAAATATCCAAATAAGAAAGATCTGACATTGACCTTTGACGTGTGCCATCAGTTCATACAGAATGTGGTGGTATTCATATATAGTTTTGCAGTATATATTTTTACCATAAGTTTTGTAGATAAACAACAGCTATATTCCAATTCGACTACAGCAACATATAGATTGGAGTTCGACAGTCGCAATGGTTATCTGACACGAACGAAAATAATCAAACAGAATTTTAGCGCTTTCTTTCATCTAATAGTTAAGTATTGGCTTCAAATAGTTAGGTTACTCTCTCAAATGGAAAAGTGCTAGACCATACCTTGTAGACCACTCCAAACCCACCTTTACCAAGTTCCCGCCCTGGAGAAAACTGGTCTGTGATGTCTTTGAGGTGTTGTAGTTTCATCCGCCAGGCCATTTTTCCTTTTGCATACAACAGGTAAACAATTCTCTTTACCCTACGAAGGAATTGATGACTTGATGTAAATATAAAAGTAAAAAGGTTGTTTAGAAAACGGAAAGGAACTGTAAACATAGGTAATCAGAGAAGATGCTGCATAGAAGAAATTGAGTATAAAAATGCACAATAAT
Above is a window of Oryza sativa Japonica Group chromosome 10, ASM3414082v1 DNA encoding:
- the LOC4348258 gene encoding uncharacterized protein isoform X1; protein product: MAWRMKLQHLKDITDQFSPGRELGKGGFGVVYKGILANGKPIAVKRLQVMPGIQDRQFNNEVHHLMGLKHQNIVQLIGYCDERQEKVIYDEYQKKNICAEVQERLLCYEYMANGSLDKLVYDQSHVLEWHDRYAIIKGICQGLCYLHEELENKPIIHLDLKPSNILLDDNLLPKIADFGLSRLFGEEQTRTCTTMVTGSIGYMAPEYCHKGEISTKSDIYSLGILILEIVTGEKNHQSSVDLSGQRFIHSVRNKWSRMSKITSRYPLLDTHSLQQVHSCFKIGLNCVEIDPKRRPPARKIVNMLPWECKKAEAMASMLLPNVSNGRFTSSVVDKESNVIGLPAHQVDSNMKEILSVNPLELWFPMKAQEEFSCSMLLKNKTHHYVAYKINAQKLNIYRIEPCSGLISPQFTCNISVRMQAQQGVSPNMQLMDRILVQSVVVSDDLIDIAKDLSCKQKGKLVLKGPDKIMSKIYVNIRKTGALDENKPICGTTEGIGNSHHDNKLSGLSIMKNSSRDDYVIDGMRIYVKIPSIAKTIKLIVKNSNSVADVKVEIERKEGILQDNQMLMYAGRQLDDRQILSHFGLSDDQILHVLICPFEKLRIFVNISNRRTVRLDVESWYTVADVKVMIEALLGFPACTQLLMWTNPSVDIELMDTETLKEQNVKNNTVLLLHPNVQIFIKSWEGRTLTTLVSMFDTAEEIWKKIKKRSQIKAEKYFLCYRGHVLPPGVSLDMYKIESNSTISIRLRNSYRKEEPGRITRGTSSFTLQSSLMEWYQERKYARQAKATAEDTILHA
- the LOC4348258 gene encoding uncharacterized protein isoform X2; translation: MGILANGKPIAVKRLQVMPGIQDRQFNNEVHHLMGLKHQNIVQLIGYCDERQEKVIYDEYQKKNICAEVQERLLCYEYMANGSLDKLVYDQSHVLEWHDRYAIIKGICQGLCYLHEELENKPIIHLDLKPSNILLDDNLLPKIADFGLSRLFGEEQTRTCTTMVTGSIGYMAPEYCHKGEISTKSDIYSLGILILEIVTGEKNHQSSVDLSGQRFIHSVRNKWSRMSKITSRYPLLDTHSLQQVHSCFKIGLNCVEIDPKRRPPARKIVNMLPWECKKAEAMASMLLPNVSNGRFTSSVVDKESNVIGLPAHQVDSNMKEILSVNPLELWFPMKAQEEFSCSMLLKNKTHHYVAYKINAQKLNIYRIEPCSGLISPQFTCNISVRMQAQQGVSPNMQLMDRILVQSVVVSDDLIDIAKDLSCKQKGKLVLKGPDKIMSKIYVNIRKTGALDENKPICGTTEGIGNSHHDNKLSGLSIMKNSSRDDYVIDGMRIYVKIPSIAKTIKLIVKNSNSVADVKVEIERKEGILQDNQMLMYAGRQLDDRQILSHFGLSDDQILHVLICPFEKLRIFVNISNRRTVRLDVESWYTVADVKVMIEALLGFPACTQLLMWTNPSVDIELMDTETLKEQNVKNNTVLLLHPNVQIFIKSWEGRTLTTLVSMFDTAEEIWKKIKKRSQIKAEKYFLCYRGHVLPPGVSLDMYKIESNSTISIRLRNSYRKEEPGRITRGTSSFTLQSSLMEWYQERKYARQAKATAEDTILHA
- the LOC4348258 gene encoding cysteine-rich receptor-like protein kinase 44 isoform X4, encoding MAWRMKLQHLKDITDQFSPGRELGKGGFGVVYKGILANGKPIAVKRLQVMPGIQDRQFNNEVHHLMGLKHQNIVQLIGYCDERQEKVIYDEYQKKNICAEVQERLLCYEYMANGSLDKLVYDQSHVLEWHDRYAIIKGICQGLCYLHEELENKPIIHLDLKPSNILLDDNLLPKIADFGLSRLFGEEQTRTCTTMVTGSIGYMAPEYCHKGEISTKSDIYSLGILILEIVTGEKNHQSSVDLSGT